One Solanum lycopersicum chromosome 4, SLM_r2.1 DNA window includes the following coding sequences:
- the PEPC1 gene encoding phosphoenolpyruvate carboxylase 4 — translation MTDVTDDIAEEISFQGFDDDCRLLQSLLNDVLHREVGPKFMEKVERTRVLAQGACNMRMAGIEDTAELLEKQLASELSKMTLEEALDLARTFSHYLNLMGIAETHHRVRKTRGVVQLSKSCDDIFNHLLQSGVPPDQLYDTVCKQAVEIVLTAHPTQINRRTLQYKHIRIAHLLEYNDRPDLGIEDRDMLIEDLVREMTSIWQTDELRRHKPTPVDEARAGLHIVEQTLWKAVPHYLRRVSNALKKHTGRPLPLTCTPIRFGSWMGGDRDGNPNVTAKVTKDVSLLSRWMAIDLYVREVDSLRFELSMTQCSERFARLAHEILEKGNTSDNQFDSWNHSSNWNQSKHQGQHAPPFPTQLPTRADLPSCTACSDVESHYPRLALPGTGVIPLKNKDGQTTSKVGPLDGDSSKNTEKAYGNGNITPRSASLSASQLLQRKLFAENQIGRASFQKLMEPSSSHRPGIAPYRIVLGDVKEKLLKSRKRLELLLEDLPCDHDPMDYYETSDQLLEPLLLCYDSLQSCGSGVLADGRLADLIRRVSTFGMVLMKLDLRQESGRHSEALDAITNYLDMGTYSEWDEEKKLDFLIKELKGKRPLVPPTIEVPPDVKEVLDTFKVAAELGSDSLGAYVISMASNASDVLAVELLQKDARLAVAGELGRPCPGGTLRVVPLFETVKDLREAGSVIRRLLSIDWYRDHVIKNHNGHQEVMVGYSDSGKDAGRFTAAWELYKAQEDVVAACNEYGIKITLFHGRGGSIGRGGGPTYLAIQSQPPGSVMGSLRSTEQGEMVQAKFGLPQMAVRQLEIYTTAVLLATLRPPQPPREQKWRNLMDDISNLSCRSYRSTVYENPEFLTYFHEATPQAELGYLNIGSRPTRRKSSGGIGQLRAIPWIFAWTQTRFVLPAWLGVGAGLKGVCDKGHTEDLRAMYREWPFFQSTVDLIEMVLGKADIPIAKHYDDVLVSESRRGLGAEMRRELLSTGNYVLQVTGHEKLSANNRSLRRLIESRLPYLNPMNILQVEILKRLRSDEDNHKLRDALLITINGIAAGMRNTG, via the exons CATAG AGTACGCAAGACACGAGGAGTAGTACAATTGTCAAAATCTTGTGATGACATTTTCAACCACCTCTTACAGAGTGGTGTTCCCCCAGATCAGCTTTATGATACTGTTTGCAAGCAG GCGGTTGAGATTGTTCTCACTGCACATCCCACGCAAATAAACCGTCGTACCTTACAATACAAACACATCAGAATTGCA CACCTTTTGGAATATAATGACAGGCCTGATCTTGGGATTGAAGACAGAGACATGCTGATTGAAGATCTG GTCAGAGAGATGACATCTATATGGCAAACAGATGAGCTCAGGCGACACAAACCTACTCCAGTTGATGAAGCTAGGGCTg GTTTACATATTGTGGAACAGACACTGTGGAAAGCTGTGCCCCATTATTTACGTCGAGTCAGCAATGCTTTAAAAAAG CATACTGGAAGGCCTCTACCATTGACTTGCACGCCGATAAGATTTGGCTCTTGGATGGGGGGCGATCGAGATGGAAATCCAAATGTCACAGCAAAG GTCACAAAAGATGTCTCTCTTCTGTCCAGGTGGATGGCTATTGATCTTTATGTACGAGAAGTAGATAGCCTCAGATTTGAACTTTCCATGACTCAATGCAGTGAAAGATTTGCAAGATTGGCTCATGAAATCTTAGAAAAAG GAAATACCTCTGACAATCAATTTGACTCTTGGAATCACTCCTCAAATTGGAATCAATCAAAACATCAAGGACAACATGCTCCTCCTTTTCCTACACAGCTTCCTACCAGAGCTGATCTGCCCTCTTGCACAG CATGCAGTGACGTTGAGTCCCACTATCCTAGACTGGCTCTTCCGGGGACAGGTGTCATACCGCTCAAAAATAAG GATGGTCAGACTACTTCAAAAGTGGGTCCCCTTGATGGTGATTCTAGTAAAAATACTGAGAAGGCATACGGAAATGGAAATATAACACCACGGTCTGCTTCATTAAGTGCTAGTCAGCTTCTCCAAAGGAAACTTTTTGCCGAGAACCAGATCGGAAGGGCCAGCTTCCAAAAGCTAATGGAACCAAGTTCATCACATAGGCCTGGAATTGCGCCTTACAGGATTGTCCTTGGGGATGTAAAAGAAAAG CTCCTCAAGTCTCGGAAGCGGCTGGAGCTTCTTCTTGAAGATCTTCCATGTGACCATGATCCTATGGATTATTATGAAACATCAGATCAGCTTTTGGAACCACTTCTATTGTGCTATGACTCGCTG CAATCATGTGGGTCTGGGGTTCTAGCTGATGGCCGGCTTGCTGACCTAATCAGGCGGGTTTCTACATTTGGGATGGTCTTAATGAAGCTTGACCTTCGTCAG GAATCTGGTAGGCACTCTGAGGCACTTGATGCAATCACAAATTACTTGGACATGGGTACATATAGTGAGTGGGATGAAGAAAAAAAGCTGGACTTTCTGATAAAAGAGCTAAAAGGGAAAAGGCCTTTGGTTCCTCCTACTATAGAG GTTCCGCCTGATGTCAAAGAAGTCTTGGACACATTCAAAGTAGCAGCTGAATTAGGAAGCGATTCACTTGGAGCTTATGTTATTTCCATGGCTTCAAAT GCCAGTGACGTCCTAGCCGTAGAGCTTTTACAGAAGGATGCACGCCTTGCTGTTGCTGGGGAACTAGGCAGGCCTTGTCCTGGTGGAAC ACTGCGGGTGGTTCCTCTGTTTGAGACCGTGAAAGACTTGAGAGAAGCTGGCTCAGTGATTAGAAGATTACTATCAATTGATTGGTATAGGGACCACGTCATAAAGAACCACAATGGGCATCAGGAG GTTATGGTTGGTTATTCTGATTCTGGAAAAGATGCTGGCCGTTTCACTGCTGCATGGGAGCTTTACAAAGCTCAAGAAGATGTTGTAGCTGCATGTAATGAatatggaataaaaataactctATTCCATGGACGCGGTGGAAGCATTGGCCGTGGTGGTGGTCCTACATACCTTGCAATTCAATCCCAGCCACCTGGATCTGTTATG GGTTCTCTTAGATCTACGGAACAAGGAGAAATGGTGCAGGCGAAATTCGGATTACCCCAAATGGCTGTTCGGCAGCTAGAGATATACACTACAGCTGTTCTACTTGCTACTTTACGTCCCCCACAGCCTCCAAGGGAACAAAAATGGCGTAATCTGATGGATGACATATCAAATTTGAGCTGCAGGAGTTATAGAAGCACAGTATATGAAAACCCTGAGTTCCTTACTTACTTCCACGAAGCAACACCTCAGGCTGAGCTAGGATATCTCAACATTGGTAGCCGTCCTACAAGGAGAAAGAGTTCAGGTGGAATCGGTCAACTCCGTGCAATTCCATGGATATTTGCGTGGACCCAAACAAGATTTGTCCTCCCTGCATGGCTTGGAGTTGGTGCAGGTTTGAAAGGTGTTTGTGACAAGGGACATACAGAAGACTTACGCGCAATGTACAGAGAATGGCCCTTCTTCCAGTCCACTGTTGATCTTATAGAGATGGTTTTAGGGAAAGCAGACATTCCTATAGCCAAGCATTATGATGACGTTCTAGTGTCTGAATCACGAAGGGGACTCGGTGCAGAAATGCGGAGGGAGCTCTTGTCAACAGGAAACTATGTCCTACAGGTTACTGGTCATGAGAAGCTATCAGCAAACAACCGTAGCTTGCGGAGGTTAATCGAGAGCAGGCTTCCATATCTGAATCCAATGAATATACTTCAGGTGGAGATATTAAAGAGGTTGAGAAGCGATGAAGATAACCATAAGCTTAGAGATGCATTGCTCATTACTATAAACGGTATTGCAGCCGGGATGAGGAACACTGGCTAA
- the ABCG7 gene encoding ABC transporter G family member 21 — translation MLPHDQENSSNIHGGSSNVLVRARMDNISLQIEPNGPTCDVSPRVNDDRISNHQQSHHAKLSILRESLHPVTLKFEDVSYTIKLKSNKGGYFFSHQQKQNRVILQNVMGIVKPGELLAMLGPSGSGKTTLLTSLAGRLHGKFSGNITYNDQQFSSSMKRKTGFVTQDDVLYPHLTVFETLTYAALLRLPSKLTKEEKIEQVELVIMELGLTRCRNSMIGGQLFRGISGGERKRVSIGQEMLVNPSLLLLDEPTSGLDSTTAQRIVATLRWLARGGRTVVTTIHQPSSTLFRMFDKIIVLTEGCPIYYGKSSLVMEYFASIGYAPGFNFMNPADFLLDLANGITHDTRHYDQHELIMKQDQSENQNATKQSLISSYRKNIYPLLKEEINQSCKRSIRSSSISRDHQWTTSWWLQFKVLLGRGLKERKHEAYSGLRIFQVMSVSFLSGLLWWHCNTNHIMDQVGLLFFFSIFWGFFPLFSAIFAFPQERPMLIRERSSGMYRLSSYYFARSVGDLPMELVLPTIFVTVTYWMGGLKPKFLTFILTLLIILLNVLVSQGIGLALGAILMDVKQATTLSSVLMLVFLLASGYYIQHIPIFIDWLKYISFSHYCYKLLLGVQYSRNEVYECGIGKYCEVLEFPPIKYLGIDNLVLDVVALVVMLVVYRLLAYVALRLWHQ, via the exons ATGTTGCCTCATGATCAAGAGAATAGTAGTAACATCCATGGTGGTTCGAGTAACGTTCTTGTACGTGCTCGAATGGATAACATCTCACTTCAGATCGAACCAAATGGTCCAACGTGTGACGTTAGTCCTCGCGTGAACGATGATAGAATCTCGAATCATCAACAATCACATCATGCTAAATTATCAATTCTTCGTGAATCTTTACACCCCGTTACACTTAAG tttGAAGATGTTTCATACACTATCAAATTGAAAAGTAACAAAGGGggttattttttttcacatcaACAAAAGCAAAATAGAGTGATACTTCAAAATGTCATGGGAATAGTTAAGCCTGGTGAACTTTTGGCCATGTTAGGTCCATCAGGAAGTGGTAAAACAACTCTCCTAACATCGTTAGCTGGTCGATTACACGGTAAATTCTCCGGTAACATAACTTACAACGATCAACAATTTTCAAGCTCGATGAAACGAAAAACTGGTTTCGTGACACAAGATGATGTGTTATATCCTCATTTAACCGTTTTCGAGACGTTGACATACGCTGCTTTGTTAAGATTACCTAGTAAATTaacaaaagaagagaaaattgaGCAAGTAGAGTTAGTTATTATGGAATTGGGGTTAACAAGATGTAGAAATAGTATGATTGGTGGACAATTATTTAGGGGAATTTCAGGtggagagagaaaaagagtgAGTATTGGACAAGAAATGTTAGTGAATCCAAGCTTATTGTTACTCGATGAACCAACTTCAGGGCTTGATTCGACTACAGCTCAACGTATAGTGGCAACGTTACGTTGGTTGGCTAGAGGAGGTCGGACCGTGGTCACAACGATACATCAACCTTCTAGTACGTTGTTTAGAATGTTCGATAAAATTATCGTCTTGACGGAAGGTTGTCCGATTTATTATGGGAAAAGTAGCCTTGTTATGGAATATTTTGCATCGATAGGCTATGCTCCTGGATTCAATTTCATGAACCCTGCTGATTTTCTACTTGATCTTGCTAATG gtaTTACACATGATACAAGGCAttatgatcaacatgaacttatTATGAAACAAGATCAATCTGAAAATCAAAATGCAACCAAACAGTCCTTAATTTCCTCTtataggaaaaatatttatcCTTTATTGAAAGAGGAAATTAATCAAAGTTGCAAGCGTTCGATTCGCTCATCATCAATAA GTCGCGACCATCAATGGACCACAAGTTGGTGGTTGCAATTTAAGGTTTTGCTTGGTAGAGGacttaaagaaagaaaacatgAAGCCTACTCTGGTCTAAGAATTTTCCAAGTGATGTCTGTTTCATTTCTATCTGGACTCTTATGGTGGCATTGTAATACTAATCATATAATGGATCAG GTGGGATTACTATTTTTCTTCTCAATATTTTGGGGATTTTTCCCTCTCTTTAGTGCCATATTTGCATTCCCACAAGAGCGTCCAATGCTCATAAGAGAGCGTTCATCCGGCATGTATCGCCTTTCGTCTTACTACTTTGCACGAAGCGTGGGTGATTTACCTATGGAACTTGTACTTCCAACAATCTTCGTAACAGTAACATACTGGATGGGTGGTCTAAAGCCAAAATTTCTCACGTTCATATTGACCCTTTTGATCATACTTTTAAATGTGCTAGTGTCTCAAGGAATTGGCCTAGCACTTGGTGCAATACTAATGGATGTGAAACAAGCCACAACATTATCTTCAGTGTTGATGCTTGTGTTTTTGCTAGCAAGTGGATACTACATTCAACATATTCCTATTTTCATTGATTGGCTCAAGTACATCTCATTTAGCCACTATTGTTACAAACTTCTACTTGGAGTACAATATTCAAGAAATGAGGTTTATGAATGTGGAATTGGGAAATATTGTGAAGTTTTGGAATTTCCACCTATTAAGTATCTTGGAATTGACAATTTGGTACTTGATGTGGTGGCATTGGTTGTTATGTTGGTGGTGTATAGGCTATTGGCTTATGTTGCTTTGAGGTTGTGGCATCAATGA